The Coffea arabica cultivar ET-39 chromosome 10e, Coffea Arabica ET-39 HiFi, whole genome shotgun sequence region CCTTTTCCATCCCTCTACTTTAATCAACTCCACAGCCGCTACTTCTCGCTTCCTGCTACTACAACTATTACACCACTGTTAACTCCTATTACTACTACTACCGGTACTATAGTTATTGTAATAAGTAGTAGTAATAAATACCTAataaaatttcacctttttcgCCAACTCTTCCTACTCTGTTCTCTTGTACAGCTGATCTCCCCTCCCCACAAACCCCACTTCCCCTTCTTTTGACctactcctcctcctcctcctcctccggcCTTTTTCCACCTcagttttagtttttcttttttccttttccccccACCCCTGATTTGGCACCCcccccctcttttcttttccccttttcccCACGCACAGCTCTCTCTGCGTTCTATAGACACTGTTTCTTCAACTGATCGAATATTCAACGGCTTTGTTGGGTTTAATTTGGAGGGGTTTAtgtagggtttttttttcccccttttccctGTTTTGATTGATGTCAAAAATGTTTATCTCAGGATCTATCTGGTCGAGACTTTTTAAGTCTAATAGTCATGGTTAGTACATagaagtagtagtagtagtagtatcaCTCGTAATCATTTCCAACGCTGCTTTTCCTAAATTAAGATTATATTTTCATACTCTTCGTTCTCCGAATCTTCTCCTCcctgttctctctctctctctctttctctctctctctctcttgctctctcccGGGTGGAATCCAATcaaaccctctctctctctctctctctctctctcaccccttcaaaataaaaggaaacaCAAATTCCCCCTTTTgggtttcttttcttgattGTCATATTCAATGGCGtatcagcagcagcagcagccccCACCCCCGGTTCCGGGTCCGGGCTCGGGTTCCAGCTCGGGTTCTGGGCTTCAATTTCTCAATTCTCCGTTTGGGGACACCACTTTCACAAAGGTCTTTGTTGGAGGCCTGGCCTGGGAGACTCAGAGCGATACCATGCGTCGCTACTTTGAGCAGTTTGGTGAGATTCTTGAAGCTGTTGTTATCACCGATAAGAATACTGGCCGATCCAAAGGCTACGGCTTCGTGAGtgcttctttgtttttcttccaCTCTCTCTCTTTCGTCCTATTTTCGTCAAAACATATTCAAGAAAAATGCCCTTCTTTTTGtaaactttgtttgcatttgttGGCGGATCCAAACATTACCTCCCCCCGCCTCCCGCAGGAAAGAATTTACGAATGTTTTCCTGATTCATTACAAaggaatgatttttttttttttgggaggaaTCTGTTCTTTTGAGCTAATGAAATGTTACTGGCAGAATAACTGCTGCTTGATTTTTACCTTCCAATGTCTGTCTATTTTCTTTATCTTGGTTATAGATTCATAATTCAGTTTCTATCTTTGTTTTGGGACTTTGGAATGAATAATTATTCAATTGACATTATTTCCCAAATGGTATTTATATGGAGTGTTTAGGTGACTTTCCGGGACCCTGAATCAGCTAGGAGGGCATGTGCCGATCCAACACCAATTATTGATGGTAGGCGTGCTAATTGTAATTTGGCTTCATTGGGGCGACCTCGGCCTGCTTTGCCCTTTGGTAATTCTATATCATCTTAAAAAAGCTACGTGTTGTTTACAAGCCTAGATGTATATTTTTCTGTTATTTCTCCATTTCTGAATGTCTAAGTCTCTCCATTAACATTTTAAGGTTTTTTTTCCTATGCTGGAACGTTGTTTTCCATACTACCTGTTTCTTAGTTGTGGAAACATCTAATTGGATATAACTAATTTGACCAGCAAAACTGTGCAAAAGTCATTTCAGAATTATAACTTATATTTACTAAATTTTTTGCCTCTCCTGTTTCGGATATATTGTAAACATATGCTGCAACATTGTAAACATATCGATGTTGCCAATTGTTGTAGCCTTTtaaatttaaaagaataaatagtCGTGATCCTTTTTTTGGTGGGTGGGGGGAATTAGAACCAGCGGGGCTGTATTATTCAGTTAGTCTTTGCTTGGAAGCTAGTTcttttctggaattttctacGTGAATAAAGAGGCAAATAATTATGGCTGCGCTGACAATAGTCACGTTTGCTGGTACTTGAAAAGAGTGCTAAGATTGAAGAAAGCAGATAGAAATATCTGTAGGAGTACCCAATGTTCAATCCACAAACAAGAACAATTTTATATGCAGTCATGCATATCAAATAAAAACAGTTGCAGTTTGTAGAATGATTGGGGAAAATTCAACTCCTGCATCCATTGATTCCCATTTCAACATGTGGATTGACAACTGTCTATCTAATTTCAGACAGTTACGATCAATTTATTCTTGAAAAATAATGACAAATCATTTAGCGCCATGAGGTACAACTGTTTGTCTTGCTAATTCCTTCATTCTCCAACTTGTAGTGTGTTATTTTATGCTTCTACTGGTCACAGGACGGCTTAGATCACCAACACCTTACCTTGGAGGTCTTCCAGCTAATAGAGGCGCCTATGTTGGAAGTTTTGGGTATCAGCAACCAGTTTCTTATGGCTATCAACAAGGCTTGATGTATTCTCCATTTGGGTAAATTACTTTGACTTGGCACTTCTTGTGCTGTTCTGTAGCTAGATCATTGGCTTGTGGATTAACATCCTGATTTTCAGGAGTTACATGGTCAGCATGAGTGGACGAATAATAGGTGTGAATGCTCCTTGTTTTCCAGTACAAGTGTTATATCTTGGACTTGAACAGCATCTTTGGTGAAACTACaatttttcttgtcaaattcTGCTTCCAGAAGagataaataaataaggaaATCAAACACCCCTACccgaggaaaaaagaaaaaagcagtAGAGGAGAAAGAAAGCTAGGACATTTTATGTTTGAATcagtgatttttctgatttttttcttgtttgatgtgaattttcttgtttGCTTGACAGGTGGCTTTAATTTTGTACATTGGTTACTACATGCATGACCTTTCTTGGTGTTTGACTATGGGGGTCTTGCAGCATATCATGCACCTGCATGGTATGCTGCTGGTTTTTCTGGTTGCTGCTTAGCTAGGTCCCGTCTGATAACTGGACAATGCTGCATTAAGGCTATGTTTGGATTGTAGTTTTCTAACAGAAAATCCTTACATTTTTTACGTTTTCCATGAATacattttccaatcacctttttatctcatatacatgtGATGAATTTATTGAAGTCTATTAATGTTCTGTTCTCAGCTCTGTCTGTTTAAATTTATGCAATTTGTTATTCATACTTGTATGTGTACTGTGTAGCAGCAGACCTTGATAGGGGCCAATCTGGTTGATTGGTTCATCATCGTTGTCATTCTCCCTCCTGATCTATGTACCGTTTGCATATAGAAGAAAAGGGCTAAATGCAGTGTGACTGTATCAAATAATTTGCATATAGAAGCAACATTGAGTTTCATGCTCCAATTAGAAGTGACTTTATTGAATAATTCAATATAAGGGCTAAATGCagtgtgaatttttttttgttttacctTTTCTAGGTTTCTTCCTGTTAATAATTCAATGTAATCTGAGCTAAAAATCCATGCTGCTTTATAGTTAATTGAATGTACTTCAGGTAATGCAAAtttcctactttttttttttaatcaatttcAGGTATGCAACATACAGTCCAGATTATGTCTATCCTCAGGTGAGTAGCATGGTAAAATGTCTAATAAGAGTATTTCTGTATTTCAAAGATAGAAAGATACAAAGCAcccttttgtatttgattataCAAGATTTATCAAACCGTTGCTTTTGGTGCTAACATTTTTCATTTTGCCTTCATAGGGTGTTTACAATCCTTATGCGGGGCAGCAGTACGTTCACGTATATGGTCTGCCTGGGACTGTTAATTCAACTATGTATCCTTACAGCCAGATGGGTCAGACAGTTCCTGGGAGTCATAGTTATGCAGCATTGCAGGGGTACACAGTGCCCAATCATCAGCTTGTGCAGTTTGGGGGGCCTAGCGTCAATGCTATGACTACATCATCTATACCAACAATTCAGGCCCCATACCCAACAGGTATCATGACTCCTTTGTAAAGAACTTTTATCTGTTTTTCTCATTCTTCTCTCAAGTAGGCCTCCACTCTCCCCATTCCCTTCTTCCTCACCCCCCCCCCTTCCGGTGTGGGCCAACTTTGTAAATTTCCTTCTCATGTTTCTAATCTATCTTATCTTTACAGATCTTGCTTTGTGTTTCATGCATAGATAATTCTATGATATCTAGAATGCAGTGCATTTTAATTCGTTCCAGTCTCTAGATTCTCCTTTCCCTTGCATTAGTCTTAGGAAGAgattctctttttccttttttttttttttttttggatggtgGTGGTTGTTTTCCCCCTTTGTGAGTTAGTAAGTATGTGGTTTGTTTCAATATTCTGGCTTTGAGATATCAAGTAGGCAGATGTAATGAGGCAatgttttttcattttaggtATTGCATCACCTGTTCCTCCACAGCCTCAGTTTCTACTTCCTGCTCATACTCCTCAGTTCATGCAAGGTAGCGGATCTGACCAAAATGCAGGGTGAGGGGTTTATAAAGGTAGGTGGCACAAATTTTTGTTCGGGCATAACacgaattttttttccctttttttttttaatgatgtatatatttttttcagttaCCCTTAGATTGCAGCAGGACTAAGAGCAGCAGTACTGCTACTTGAGTGGCGGGCTTCGTATCTAGCCTTGCAAATTAATCATTTTGCATTCTAGAGGTATGTTGTTAAGACTCGGTTCTCTTGATAATTGTTATTAATATAGAAATGAGGTGGAAGAAGTCACGAGCATTATGTTGTGGTGTAAATTGACATGGAGTAAAACGAGAAAGGTTGATATTTTGAAGTTGTCGAGTTTCCGAGGCATCATGTTTTCATATAGTACTCTAGAATTGTGTGAAGAGCGGTGCTGCTGGCTTTTGCCTTTGGGTACACCGAATCCACTCTCACAGGAAGACAAAAGCACACCAAGAATCAGCAGTTGATTTGAgttgcaattttctttttctggatTGGTGTTGATGATGATGTCTTGTCCAGGAGGGGAGGGTTTCCCTTTGTCCTTGGCAGCTAAAATTAAATCTTTGCATCATTTACCTATGGCTGTCTTTATATGGGTGACATCCCAGGTAGAAATGGCCTGAATGCCTAGAGCGAGAGAGTAGCCTGGGGTTGGTAGGATTTGAGAACTAAAAGTTGAAGATGTAATGGCTTGTGAATGTTCCTTCCTCAAAtgcatggtttttttttttttttaaatgatgcAGGTCATATTTAATCATGCTCACCAGAGAAGTTAAATGTTGGGAGTCGCTCACCAATGGTGGAGAGAGGACCTGGAAGGTGCACATAGCAGCTCTTTCAGCATCAGCATATCATCAGCATCAGCGTCATGTGTGTAAACTGTTGCATCCTGTCAGTGGAAGGGATGACTGGCAGAGAGGCATCACCAACCAAAATCAAGGGATATGCTGCTGGAATTGGTTTCCAGCGCGCCCGAGTAGTAGGGAATAATAAACccacgtaaaaaaaaaaagaaaaaaaaagaagcagtgTAGTAGCATTGTGGTAGAATCAACATATGATTCTTTGATAGTCAAAAAAAAGAGTCCCAGCATTTTGGGTCTGTAGATAGTCTCTGGTGTCTCCAAAGTCCATACAATATGGGGGTGGGTGCGGGTGCATCGTGCATTGGATGTAAAAAAAAGAGTCGGTGTCCCGAGTCTTTCTTGTGCATAATAACACTACATATATATAGCTCCGAGTCGTGCTGGACATTAAATTCTCTGTaatttggatttatttttagATGCCAGACTTCCAAGCCTGCAATGCATGTTGCATGTAGACTATGTATGTGGAAGCCGAGCGAGCGGGAGCGGTTGGTATGAACTAAAAGCGCCCCTAAAGGCTCACGCTATTGTTGGTCGGTCATCGTGTTCATGTAGGAGTGATTGGTTTTAACTTGGTAtgtgttcattttctttgtatttttctttgtatttttctttttcttctgtctctctccctctctctttctctctctaaaaTAGATGGCAGCAAAAAAGAAGGCCATCTTGGGTCTATATCAGTTATAGAAATTATGAATGAGACtcgttcaaattcaaattaaattcGTCCATTTA contains the following coding sequences:
- the LOC113712222 gene encoding uncharacterized protein isoform X2 — translated: MAYQQQQQPPPPVPGPGSGSSSGSGLQFLNSPFGDTTFTKVFVGGLAWETQSDTMRRYFEQFGEILEAVVITDKNTGRSKGYGFVTFRDPESARRACADPTPIIDGRRANCNLASLGRPRPALPFGRLRSPTPYLGGLPANRGAYVGSFGYQQPVSYGYQQGLMYSPFGYATYSPDYVYPQGVYNPYAGQQYVHVYGLPGTVNSTMYPYSQMGQTVPGSHSYAALQGYTVPNHQLVQFGGPSVNAMTTSSIPTIQAPYPTGIASPVPPQPQFLLPAHTPQFMQGSGSDQNAG
- the LOC113712222 gene encoding uncharacterized protein isoform X3 yields the protein MAYQQQQQPPPPVPGPGSGSSSGSGLQFLNSPFGDTTFTKVFVGGLAWETQSDTMRRYFEQFGEILEAVVITDKNTGRSKGYGFVTFRDPESARRACADPTPIIDGRRANCNLASLGRPRPALPFVCYFMLLLVTGRLRSPTPYLGGLPANRGAYVGSFGYQQPVSYGYQQGLMYSPFGSYMVSMSGRIIGMQHTVQIMSILRVFTILMRGSSTFTYMVCLGLLIQLCILTARWVRQFLGVIVMQHCRGTQCPIISLCSLGGLASML
- the LOC113712222 gene encoding uncharacterized protein isoform X1, whose protein sequence is MAYQQQQQPPPPVPGPGSGSSSGSGLQFLNSPFGDTTFTKVFVGGLAWETQSDTMRRYFEQFGEILEAVVITDKNTGRSKGYGFVTFRDPESARRACADPTPIIDGRRANCNLASLGRPRPALPFVCYFMLLLVTGRLRSPTPYLGGLPANRGAYVGSFGYQQPVSYGYQQGLMYSPFGYATYSPDYVYPQGVYNPYAGQQYVHVYGLPGTVNSTMYPYSQMGQTVPGSHSYAALQGYTVPNHQLVQFGGPSVNAMTTSSIPTIQAPYPTGIASPVPPQPQFLLPAHTPQFMQGSGSDQNAG